In one window of Bdellovibrio bacteriovorus W DNA:
- a CDS encoding trypsin (COG5640 Secreted trypsin-like serine protease) — MKFTTLVRRTLGLGATLSLMAACSPATKQNEVKLNTDSTSIIGGEIVEKSDVISKSTVAIIASVVTVDNEEGQFICTGSMLKSNIVLTAAHCVPEVGDMFKQVELFVIFNTDLHQMKPTDVRKVIDYAIHDDYGTANEFGEDDHDMALIKISGTMPAGYQLAKFLNDESVLKPGAKVTLAGYGLIETDGVNTKSDEKLRKVDVEIVEDFGKYEVLLDQTQGKGACHGDSGGPAFIELNGTQYVWGVTSRGAGKNGVDDCSLVSVYTKIKAESEFITKALNKLK, encoded by the coding sequence ATGAAATTTACAACTCTGGTTAGAAGAACACTTGGATTAGGCGCAACACTTTCTTTAATGGCGGCTTGTTCGCCAGCAACAAAGCAAAATGAAGTAAAATTGAATACTGACTCGACATCTATTATTGGTGGCGAAATCGTAGAAAAGTCTGATGTTATTTCTAAGTCGACAGTTGCTATCATTGCTTCTGTTGTGACAGTTGATAACGAAGAAGGACAATTCATCTGCACAGGCAGCATGTTGAAATCAAATATTGTTCTTACAGCAGCTCACTGTGTTCCTGAAGTTGGTGACATGTTCAAACAAGTTGAACTTTTTGTTATCTTCAATACAGATCTTCACCAAATGAAACCAACAGATGTTCGTAAAGTTATCGATTACGCAATTCACGATGACTACGGAACAGCAAATGAGTTCGGTGAAGATGATCACGATATGGCTTTGATCAAAATCTCAGGAACAATGCCTGCAGGTTATCAATTAGCTAAATTCCTTAACGATGAATCTGTTCTTAAACCAGGAGCAAAAGTAACTCTTGCTGGTTACGGACTTATCGAAACTGACGGTGTAAATACAAAAAGCGACGAGAAGCTACGCAAAGTAGATGTTGAGATCGTAGAAGATTTTGGTAAATACGAAGTTCTTCTTGATCAAACTCAAGGTAAAGGTGCATGTCACGGTGACTCTGGTGGCCCAGCATTCATCGAACTTAACGGCACTCAATACGTATGGGGTGTTACAAGCCGTGGAGCTGGTAAGAATGGTGTAGACGATTGTTCTTTAGTGAGTGTTTACACAAAAATCAAAGCTGAATCTGAGTTCAT
- a CDS encoding hypothetical protein (COG1415 Uncharacterized conserved protein), with translation MKKSQPFHKLITVSSFAILLSMTTVILGAPFLRTLRSFYGPKIYWSFGFVVSGVAWLLNAQPLAIFISSVWMTLGVYTEFERKGMGWWSAGLTGVSAGAVTAALGIGGAFGMHGINTIDELNRLAEQFVQQVQTMNPAVKLDPSVLVQQIPSGVIVILIIALAMGLIFERNVFSWLNLPHEKVGSQLKLLEYRVPDYFIWVAMIAFLLTMVSFGGKAIAILGVNIVNVAIVLYFFQGLAVLEVFLRYMKAGVLMRSLSYLILVGQMMLLLSVVGLMDYWIDFRRRIHKMKAAENN, from the coding sequence ATGAAGAAAAGTCAGCCCTTCCATAAGTTAATCACAGTTTCTAGTTTTGCGATTTTATTATCAATGACGACTGTGATCTTAGGGGCCCCTTTTCTTCGTACTTTACGCTCATTCTATGGTCCAAAAATCTATTGGAGTTTTGGATTCGTAGTTTCAGGAGTGGCGTGGCTCCTGAACGCTCAACCCCTAGCAATTTTTATAAGCTCCGTGTGGATGACTTTGGGAGTTTATACAGAATTTGAGCGCAAAGGGATGGGTTGGTGGTCCGCAGGGCTTACTGGGGTTTCCGCTGGCGCAGTGACTGCTGCATTAGGTATAGGCGGCGCATTCGGTATGCACGGGATTAACACGATTGATGAGTTAAATCGTTTGGCCGAGCAGTTTGTTCAACAGGTTCAGACAATGAATCCTGCAGTTAAATTGGATCCAAGTGTTTTAGTTCAGCAAATTCCATCTGGAGTAATTGTTATTTTAATAATTGCTTTAGCGATGGGACTTATTTTTGAGAGAAATGTTTTTTCATGGCTCAATTTGCCCCATGAAAAAGTCGGCTCTCAGCTCAAGTTGTTAGAATATCGTGTGCCTGATTATTTTATTTGGGTAGCGATGATTGCCTTCCTTCTAACGATGGTGAGTTTTGGCGGTAAGGCCATTGCAATCCTAGGTGTAAATATTGTGAACGTTGCAATCGTTCTTTATTTTTTTCAAGGTCTTGCAGTGTTAGAAGTGTTTTTGAGATACATGAAAGCCGGTGTTTTGATGCGATCTCTAAGCTACTTAATTTTAGTCGGCCAAATGATGCTCTTATTAAGTGTCGTTGGTTTAATGGATTACTGGATTGATTTCAGACGTCGTATTCACAAGATGAAAGCCGCTGAAAACAATTAG
- a CDS encoding 30S ribosomal protein S6 (COG0360 Ribosomal protein S6), whose translation MELSKTKAKMPYEVVILMHPDATVEEQKELFKKNKGTIESFAGSIHSLETWGKRTLATPIGKLKKAVFFHSTFEADTQAIAELERTMRINDKVLRFMHTRLDERVSLPKFMETFKKGLSESAAREKEREAKVQARKAAFAAAKAERAERAD comes from the coding sequence ATGGAACTTTCAAAAACAAAAGCAAAGATGCCATACGAAGTTGTTATTCTTATGCATCCAGATGCTACAGTTGAAGAACAAAAAGAACTTTTCAAAAAGAACAAAGGGACAATTGAATCTTTCGCAGGTTCAATCCACTCTCTTGAGACTTGGGGAAAAAGAACTTTAGCTACTCCAATTGGTAAGCTTAAAAAAGCAGTTTTCTTCCACTCTACATTCGAAGCTGACACTCAAGCGATTGCTGAGCTTGAGAGAACTATGCGTATCAACGACAAAGTTCTTCGCTTCATGCACACTCGTTTAGATGAGCGTGTTTCTTTGCCTAAATTCATGGAGACTTTCAAAAAAGGTCTTTCTGAGTCTGCGGCTCGTGAAAAAGAGCGCGAAGCAAAAGTTCAAGCTCGTAAAGCTGCGTTTGCTGCTGCTAAAGCAGAGCGCGCTGAACGTGCTGATTAA
- a CDS encoding 50S ribosomal protein L9 (COG0359 Ribosomal protein L9), producing the protein MKVILQKDVKDVGRVGELVNVSEGFARNFLFPRKLASEATEKRIKEYDHLKRVAEAKKKKAMAERQAILAKINGTTVAFKMAAGETDRLFGTVTTSDISKELQKLGHSVDRRDIILDEPIKVLGQHKAIVRFTEGMEANIQISVERQ; encoded by the coding sequence ATGAAAGTTATTCTTCAAAAAGATGTTAAGGATGTTGGAAGAGTTGGAGAACTAGTAAACGTTTCTGAAGGTTTTGCTAGAAACTTCCTTTTCCCTAGAAAATTGGCTTCTGAAGCAACTGAAAAGCGTATCAAAGAATACGATCACCTTAAGCGTGTTGCTGAGGCGAAAAAGAAAAAAGCTATGGCTGAGCGCCAAGCTATTCTTGCTAAAATCAACGGTACAACTGTAGCTTTCAAAATGGCTGCTGGTGAAACTGATCGTTTATTCGGTACTGTAACTACTTCTGATATTTCTAAAGAACTTCAGAAGCTTGGTCACAGCGTTGATCGCAGAGACATCATCTTGGATGAGCCAATCAAAGTATTGGGTCAACACAAGGCGATCGTACGTTTTACAGAAGGTATGGAAGCAAACATCCAGATCTCTGTTGAGCGCCAATAG
- a CDS encoding hypothetical protein (COG1716 FOG: FHA domain) → MVTFIEILEGPNAGSRFKAEDGITIGRSQADIIVKDPKISGTHAKFGIDGKGQYVLLDLDSSNGLHINGRRVKKVALLPGVIFEVGRTQFKVITVDEAEAIDFSRLITWRSLLADKLTAAIETLPSPASQYAKVQSFTPALHLKFIQGIQTDQEWTLGYGPRHAGGESLDLELLDIDAPKDAFVLTPSPGGVELKILSPDKVRLNNLTVTSDILKDGDQISFGNSILRVRYL, encoded by the coding sequence ATGGTTACATTCATTGAAATCTTAGAGGGACCTAATGCTGGCTCGCGCTTTAAAGCGGAGGACGGGATTACTATTGGCCGCTCCCAAGCCGATATCATCGTCAAAGACCCTAAGATCTCTGGAACCCATGCTAAGTTTGGAATAGACGGCAAGGGTCAGTATGTTCTCTTAGACTTAGACTCTTCCAATGGACTCCATATTAATGGCCGCCGTGTAAAAAAAGTGGCGTTATTACCAGGAGTTATCTTCGAAGTGGGAAGAACTCAGTTTAAAGTTATCACCGTGGATGAAGCTGAGGCGATTGACTTCAGCAGACTTATAACGTGGCGCAGCTTACTTGCCGACAAACTCACAGCCGCTATCGAAACTCTACCTTCTCCTGCAAGTCAGTATGCAAAAGTACAAAGCTTTACACCCGCGCTGCATTTGAAATTTATTCAAGGAATTCAAACTGACCAAGAATGGACCCTGGGATATGGGCCAAGGCACGCCGGCGGAGAGTCCCTGGATTTAGAGCTTTTAGATATTGATGCTCCCAAGGATGCATTTGTTTTAACTCCGAGCCCTGGCGGCGTAGAGCTTAAGATCTTGTCTCCGGATAAGGTTCGGCTTAATAACCTCACTGTCACTTCCGATATCTTAAAAGACGGTGATCAAATTTCATTCGGCAATAGTATTTTACGAGTGCGCTACCTCTAA
- a CDS encoding alpha/beta fold family hydrolase (COG0596 Predicted hydrolases or acyltransferases (alpha/beta hydrolase superfamily)): METTPKVTGHFSSFDGTSIYYEIRGEGEPLILVYGIACLMNHWHHQIEFFSKKYQVITFDLRGHQKSNPVVNLSELTMDSLSQDLLGLMDHLKIKKAHAMGHSFGVPILINSYRLQPERFKSFTFINGFAKNPIKGMFGLDVVEPFYRFVRQQYKTQPDLWNSLWKVAIDNPMSMTIAALAGGFNLRLTQFKDIEVYMRGVARLNLQVFLDLFESLMNYDGEVTLPDMKIPTLVLSGERDMVTPLKFQTHMKDLIPNSEFVLVPYGSHCTQLDFPEYTNLKLEKFLEEKS, encoded by the coding sequence ATGGAAACAACTCCCAAGGTCACAGGACATTTTTCAAGTTTTGACGGGACTTCCATTTACTATGAGATTCGTGGTGAAGGTGAGCCCCTCATTCTCGTCTATGGCATCGCCTGCTTGATGAATCACTGGCATCATCAGATTGAGTTCTTTTCTAAAAAATATCAGGTCATTACTTTCGATCTTCGGGGGCATCAGAAGAGCAACCCTGTGGTTAACTTAAGTGAGTTAACGATGGATTCTCTGAGCCAAGATCTTTTGGGCCTCATGGATCATTTAAAAATCAAAAAGGCCCACGCCATGGGGCACAGCTTTGGTGTGCCAATTTTAATTAATAGTTATCGCCTTCAACCAGAAAGATTTAAGTCATTCACTTTCATCAATGGTTTTGCGAAAAATCCAATCAAAGGAATGTTTGGCCTTGATGTTGTTGAACCCTTCTATCGTTTCGTCAGACAACAATATAAAACTCAGCCCGATCTGTGGAACTCTCTTTGGAAAGTTGCAATTGATAACCCCATGTCTATGACTATTGCCGCTCTTGCTGGGGGTTTTAACCTTCGCCTGACACAATTTAAAGATATTGAAGTCTATATGAGAGGTGTCGCGCGCTTGAATCTACAGGTGTTCCTCGATCTCTTTGAATCTTTAATGAATTATGATGGTGAAGTAACTCTACCTGATATGAAAATTCCAACCCTTGTTCTTTCTGGAGAAAGGGATATGGTAACGCCTCTTAAGTTTCAAACGCACATGAAGGATTTAATTCCTAACTCAGAGTTTGTATTGGTTCCTTATGGCTCCCATTGTACTCAACTTGATTTCCCTGAATATACAAATCTAAAACTAGAGAAGTTTTTAGAAGAGAAATCTTAA